A genome region from Glutamicibacter arilaitensis Re117 includes the following:
- a CDS encoding VOC family protein, translated as MLHHLEIWVEDLVASTASLGWLLTRLGYRLESQWADGASYAQDKFYIVLESGPDVRKQAHDRLAPGLNHLAFSVATRGEAEMIVREALEHGFTLMFPEKHPYAGGPEHYAAYLEDAAGFEVELVATQ; from the coding sequence ATGCTGCATCATCTAGAAATCTGGGTTGAAGATTTAGTAGCCAGCACCGCCTCTTTGGGCTGGCTACTAACTCGCCTTGGCTACCGGCTTGAATCGCAGTGGGCCGATGGTGCCAGCTATGCGCAGGATAAGTTCTACATTGTCTTGGAATCTGGTCCGGATGTACGTAAGCAGGCCCATGATCGCCTGGCACCGGGACTGAACCATCTGGCATTTTCTGTTGCAACTCGCGGCGAGGCGGAAATGATCGTTCGCGAGGCGCTCGAACACGGATTCACGTTGATGTTCCCGGAAAAGCACCCCTATGCCGGCGGGCCAGAGCACTATGCAGCCTATCTAGAAGATGCTGCAGGGTTTGAAGTTGAGCTCGTAGCGACCCAGTAA
- a CDS encoding WxL protein peptidoglycan domain-containing protein has product MSHTPRTFTRVALTTMLAAGLGFSTALPAAASPTPSDEQAPITWSMSPLPEENQSNTQWVELDMKPGESVQRELVVKNHSAQEATFGLQAADGYFTDTGRFNMLASDEPSEAAGTWISIQEEITVAPKASENVRFTVTVPENATPGDHAAGVASSTTSIGQSADGASLGVESRIGFRVITRVEGELNPSLAVQELHTGYKQSWNPFAPGSITADFRLHNDGNLQLQPQSALFSFQNAEGQSLESGSLLPGDGAKVTMKLDQSWPTFLTPVTLEVTGTDNGGAEQVLRTEKVWVWTLPLPQLFVLLGATLCFLGLRRRKTKQTERMDELLDQARRDGAEQARQESNA; this is encoded by the coding sequence ATGTCTCATACACCCCGTACTTTCACCCGCGTTGCGCTGACAACGATGCTCGCCGCTGGCCTTGGTTTCAGCACTGCACTGCCAGCTGCCGCCAGCCCCACTCCCTCCGACGAGCAGGCACCCATCACGTGGTCCATGAGCCCGCTGCCGGAGGAAAACCAAAGCAATACACAATGGGTTGAGTTAGATATGAAACCCGGGGAAAGTGTGCAGCGTGAGTTGGTGGTGAAGAATCACAGCGCACAGGAAGCAACCTTTGGATTGCAGGCCGCCGATGGCTACTTCACCGACACCGGTCGCTTCAACATGCTCGCCTCAGATGAACCTTCCGAGGCCGCAGGTACCTGGATCAGCATCCAGGAGGAGATCACGGTAGCACCCAAAGCGAGTGAAAACGTCAGGTTTACCGTGACCGTTCCGGAAAATGCCACCCCAGGTGATCACGCCGCCGGAGTAGCCTCATCAACCACGAGTATCGGTCAATCAGCCGACGGCGCCAGTCTCGGGGTTGAATCCCGCATCGGTTTTCGTGTGATCACCCGAGTTGAGGGTGAGCTGAATCCCTCGCTGGCGGTGCAAGAACTTCACACCGGTTACAAACAGTCGTGGAATCCTTTTGCGCCCGGGTCAATCACCGCAGATTTTCGGCTTCATAACGACGGGAATCTTCAGTTACAGCCCCAAAGCGCCCTCTTTAGTTTCCAAAATGCCGAGGGACAAAGCTTAGAGTCCGGCTCGCTGTTACCCGGTGACGGGGCGAAGGTAACGATGAAGCTGGATCAGAGCTGGCCCACCTTTCTCACCCCGGTAACGTTGGAGGTCACCGGGACGGATAACGGTGGCGCCGAACAGGTACTGCGCACCGAAAAAGTATGGGTCTGGACTCTTCCATTACCTCAGCTATTTGTCCTGCTCGGCGCGACGCTTTGCTTCTTGGGCTTACGCCGACGTAAAACCAAGCAGACCGAACGCATGGACGAATTACTGGATCAGGCCCGACGCGACGGAGCCGAGCAGGCTCGGCAGGAAAGCAACGCATGA